From one Bacillus sp. FJAT-42376 genomic stretch:
- the recF gene encoding DNA replication/repair protein RecF, with protein MHIQELKLTNYRNYPSLTVSFENKVNVIIGENAQGKTNMMEAIYVLAMAKSHRTSNDKDLIRWDEEYAKIEGRVAKTGGSIPMQLVLSKKGKTAKINHLEQRKLSQYIGAVNVIMFAPEDLNLVKGSPQVRRRFIDMEIGQVSAVYLHDLSHYQKILQQRNHYLKQLQTRKQHDRTMLEVLTQQLSEAAAKLFRKRRLFIDQLEKWAQPIHSGISRGLETLTIQYKSSTEVSEDADLSKMIEEYLDKFDKIKEREIERGTTLAGPHRDDLLFFVNGRDVQTFGSQGQQRTTALSLKLAEIELIHEEIGEYPILLLDDVLSELDDYRQSHLLNTIQGKVQTFVTTTSVEGIDHQTLKDAASYRVSSGELDTDESR; from the coding sequence ATGCACATACAGGAACTGAAATTAACGAATTACCGCAATTACCCGTCCCTGACGGTTTCTTTTGAAAACAAAGTGAACGTTATTATCGGGGAAAACGCCCAGGGCAAAACAAACATGATGGAAGCAATTTATGTACTGGCCATGGCAAAATCCCACCGTACCTCCAATGATAAAGATCTTATCCGCTGGGATGAAGAATATGCTAAAATAGAAGGACGGGTCGCCAAGACCGGCGGATCCATTCCCATGCAGCTTGTCCTTTCGAAAAAAGGGAAAACGGCGAAAATCAACCATCTGGAACAGCGGAAGCTCAGCCAGTATATTGGGGCAGTCAATGTTATTATGTTCGCTCCCGAAGATCTGAACCTCGTAAAGGGAAGCCCCCAGGTGAGGAGAAGATTTATCGATATGGAGATCGGACAGGTTTCGGCTGTCTATTTGCATGATTTAAGCCACTATCAGAAAATCCTTCAGCAGCGGAACCACTACTTAAAACAGCTGCAAACAAGGAAACAGCATGACCGCACGATGCTTGAGGTTCTGACGCAGCAGCTGAGCGAAGCAGCTGCCAAGCTTTTTAGAAAAAGAAGACTATTTATTGATCAGCTTGAGAAATGGGCACAGCCGATTCATTCAGGCATCTCGAGAGGGCTTGAAACGCTGACGATTCAATATAAATCATCCACTGAGGTATCAGAAGACGCGGATTTGTCGAAAATGATAGAAGAATACTTGGATAAGTTTGATAAAATAAAAGAGAGAGAAATTGAGCGCGGAACAACACTCGCCGGCCCCCACAGGGATGATTTGCTTTTCTTTGTAAACGGCCGCGATGTACAAACGTTCGGATCGCAGGGGCAGCAGCGGACAACAGCTCTCTCTTTAAAACTAGCTGAAATCGAATTGATCCATGAAGAAATCGGGGAATATCCGATTTTGCTTCTGGATGATGTGCTTTCTGAGCTGGATGATTACCGGCAGTCGCATCTTTTGAACACGATTCAGGGAAAGGTGCAGACATTCGTTACGACAACGAGTGTGGAAGGGATCGACCATCAAACCCTAAAAGATGCCGCTTCCTACCGGGTATCTTCAGGAGAGCTTGATACAGACGAATCGAGGTGA
- a CDS encoding extracellular matrix/biofilm biosynthesis regulator RemA family protein, producing the protein MYIHLGDDFVVPSKDVLFILDYSSSKPSEIVSGFLEKQKEKIIQLSEGDAKSIVVTEKHIYFSPLASSTLKKRAHLAFDIDSTRKISIMAP; encoded by the coding sequence GTGTACATCCATTTAGGAGATGACTTTGTCGTGCCATCTAAAGATGTCCTTTTTATTTTGGATTACTCTTCGTCCAAACCCTCTGAAATTGTTTCCGGGTTTTTAGAGAAACAAAAAGAGAAAATTATTCAGCTTTCAGAAGGTGATGCGAAATCGATCGTCGTGACAGAAAAACACATCTATTTTTCTCCCCTTGCATCCAGCACACTTAAAAAACGAGCGCATCTTGCGTTTGATATAGATTCCACCCGAAAAATCAGCATAATGGCACCATAA
- the gyrB gene encoding DNA topoisomerase (ATP-hydrolyzing) subunit B: MEQKQMEQQAYDENQIQVLEGLEAVRKRPGMYIGSTSAKGLHHLVWEIVDNSIDEALAGFCDEIHVMIEEDNSITVTDNGRGIPVGIHEKMGRPAVEVIMTVLHAGGKFGGGGYKVSGGLHGVGASVVNALSTLLEVKVHRDGKIHHQKFERGVPQGDLEVIGETDKTGTVIHFIPDPEIFTETTEYDYETLANRLRELAFLNRGINIIIEDKRENKRKNEYHYEGGIKSYVEHLNRTKEVIHEEPVYLEGEKDGITIEIALQYNEGYTSSIYSFANNIHTYEGGTHEAGFKTALTRVINDYARKQNVFKDSDANLSGEDVREGITAIVSIKHPDPQFEGQTKTKLGNSEARTVTDSLFDQGFETFLLENPQVAKKIVEKGMMAARARMAAKKARELTRRKSALEISNLPGKLADCSSKDPSISELYVVEGDSAGGSAKQGRSRHFQAILPLRGKIINVEKARLDKILSNNEIRTIITALGTGIGEDFDISKARYHKIVIMTDADVDGAHIRTLLLTFFYRYMREIIESGYIYIAQPPLYKIQQGKRIEYAYNDRELERILGEIPQTPKPGIQRYKGLGEMNPEQLWETTMDPESRTLLQVSLQDAIEADETFDILMGDKVEPRRNFIEENARYVKNLDI; encoded by the coding sequence ATGGAACAAAAACAAATGGAACAGCAAGCATATGATGAAAACCAGATACAGGTACTTGAAGGCCTTGAAGCCGTTCGCAAACGGCCGGGAATGTATATCGGTTCCACCAGCGCCAAAGGTTTGCACCATTTAGTCTGGGAAATTGTAGATAACAGTATTGATGAAGCCCTTGCCGGTTTTTGCGATGAGATTCATGTCATGATCGAAGAAGACAACAGCATTACCGTAACGGATAACGGGCGGGGGATTCCGGTCGGAATTCACGAGAAAATGGGCCGTCCTGCTGTCGAAGTCATTATGACGGTTCTGCATGCAGGAGGGAAATTCGGCGGCGGGGGCTACAAAGTTTCCGGCGGTCTTCACGGAGTGGGAGCGTCCGTTGTAAATGCTCTTTCTACGCTGCTGGAAGTAAAAGTGCACCGTGACGGGAAAATTCATCACCAGAAGTTTGAGCGCGGTGTTCCTCAGGGTGATCTTGAAGTGATCGGTGAAACGGACAAAACAGGAACGGTCATTCACTTTATTCCGGATCCGGAAATTTTCACTGAAACGACTGAATATGATTATGAGACACTTGCCAACCGTTTAAGAGAACTTGCTTTCCTGAACCGCGGCATTAATATCATCATTGAAGATAAGCGTGAAAACAAACGCAAAAATGAATACCATTATGAGGGCGGAATTAAATCGTATGTCGAGCATTTAAACCGCACAAAAGAAGTGATTCATGAAGAGCCTGTTTATCTCGAAGGAGAAAAAGACGGCATCACAATCGAAATTGCCCTTCAGTACAATGAAGGCTACACAAGCAGCATTTATTCTTTTGCGAACAATATTCATACGTATGAAGGCGGTACACATGAGGCTGGTTTCAAGACAGCCCTGACCCGTGTCATAAATGATTATGCCCGCAAACAAAATGTCTTTAAGGATAGCGATGCGAACCTGAGCGGAGAAGACGTCCGGGAAGGAATCACTGCAATCGTCAGCATCAAGCATCCGGACCCTCAGTTTGAAGGACAAACAAAGACGAAGCTTGGAAATTCAGAGGCACGTACCGTTACGGATTCCCTTTTTGACCAGGGGTTTGAAACGTTCCTTCTTGAAAATCCGCAGGTAGCGAAGAAAATTGTGGAAAAAGGGATGATGGCTGCGCGGGCAAGAATGGCAGCGAAGAAAGCGAGAGAGCTGACAAGACGCAAAAGCGCGCTGGAAATCTCGAATCTGCCGGGTAAACTCGCAGACTGCTCTTCGAAAGATCCATCCATCAGCGAATTGTACGTCGTTGAGGGAGACTCTGCGGGAGGCTCAGCGAAGCAGGGACGAAGCCGTCATTTCCAGGCCATCCTGCCTCTCCGCGGTAAAATTATCAATGTGGAAAAAGCGCGTCTTGATAAAATTCTATCTAATAATGAGATCCGCACGATTATTACGGCCCTTGGCACAGGAATCGGCGAAGATTTTGATATATCAAAAGCAAGATACCATAAGATTGTCATTATGACGGATGCGGATGTCGATGGTGCGCATATCCGTACGCTGCTTTTGACCTTTTTTTACCGGTATATGCGTGAAATTATCGAGAGCGGCTACATCTACATTGCCCAGCCGCCTCTATATAAAATCCAGCAGGGCAAGCGGATTGAGTACGCTTATAATGACCGTGAGCTTGAACGGATATTAGGGGAAATCCCGCAAACACCAAAACCGGGCATCCAGCGCTACAAAGGTCTTGGGGAGATGAATCCGGAACAGCTGTGGGAAACGACTATGGATCCTGAATCCAGAACGCTTCTCCAAGTCAGCCTTCAGGATGCAATCGAAGCGGATGAAACATTTGATATCCTTATGGGTGACAAAGTAGAGCCGCGCCGGAACTTTATTGAAGAAAACGCCAGGTATGTTAAAAATCTTGATATTTAA
- a CDS encoding ABC transporter substrate-binding protein, translating into MFRKRSAVRLCLLFGIVMLAGCQADQSSADGKIKLELFSNKAENVKTFEGLIAEFEEKNPEIDIQLNAPPEADTVLKTRLVKEDMPDLLAIGGNGSYGELANAGIFYDFSKTELLKSVKPSYVEMINTLSNEQSGTYGIPYATNANIVIYNKAKFKKYGFTAPETWDEFINQLKQVKQEGDVPIYFTLKDAWTGMIPWNSVAGNLQGENFAEKRRDGEASFADNYSEVAEKMLTLLKYGHKNNYGYGYADGNKAFANGDGVFYLQGNWAIPELQKMNPEIELGVFPLPVTNQPEKNNMVSGVDVLLTMNKDIQHPEEAKKFLSFMLEKEQSKRYIDEQKAFSALKDVIQEDPVMDGIQEAFKNERLTGFPDHSYPRAMRAEGIIQEFLINKNKEIFLRKMDREWDKVQNRY; encoded by the coding sequence ATGTTTAGAAAGCGGTCTGCGGTTCGTTTATGCCTGCTTTTCGGAATCGTGATGCTGGCTGGCTGCCAGGCTGACCAATCATCAGCTGATGGCAAGATTAAGCTAGAGCTGTTTTCCAATAAAGCGGAAAATGTCAAAACCTTTGAAGGGCTCATTGCAGAATTTGAAGAAAAGAATCCGGAAATTGATATTCAGCTGAATGCCCCTCCTGAAGCGGATACGGTCTTGAAAACGCGTCTTGTGAAAGAGGATATGCCGGATTTGCTTGCAATCGGCGGCAATGGATCTTATGGAGAATTGGCCAATGCCGGGATTTTTTATGATTTTTCCAAAACGGAGCTTCTCAAATCTGTTAAGCCTTCCTATGTGGAGATGATCAATACGCTTTCGAATGAGCAGAGCGGTACATACGGCATTCCTTACGCAACGAATGCCAATATTGTTATTTATAATAAAGCGAAATTTAAAAAATATGGATTTACAGCGCCTGAAACTTGGGATGAATTCATTAATCAGCTGAAACAGGTGAAACAAGAAGGAGATGTCCCGATTTACTTTACGCTTAAAGATGCGTGGACAGGGATGATTCCTTGGAACTCTGTGGCAGGAAATCTGCAGGGCGAAAACTTTGCCGAGAAAAGACGCGACGGGGAAGCAAGCTTTGCAGACAATTATTCAGAGGTTGCAGAAAAAATGCTGACCCTGCTGAAATACGGGCATAAAAACAATTATGGATACGGCTATGCGGATGGAAACAAAGCGTTTGCCAACGGAGACGGAGTCTTTTATCTCCAGGGAAACTGGGCCATTCCCGAGCTTCAGAAAATGAATCCGGAAATCGAGCTCGGCGTATTCCCCCTCCCTGTCACCAACCAGCCTGAAAAGAACAACATGGTATCAGGTGTCGATGTCCTCCTGACCATGAACAAGGACATCCAGCATCCGGAAGAAGCGAAGAAATTTTTATCCTTTATGCTGGAAAAAGAGCAATCCAAGCGGTATATCGATGAACAAAAAGCGTTCTCCGCACTGAAGGATGTCATTCAGGAAGATCCCGTTATGGATGGGATCCAGGAAGCCTTTAAAAATGAGCGCCTGACAGGATTTCCGGATCATTCCTATCCAAGGGCAATGAGAGCCGAAGGAATCATTCAGGAATTTCTCATTAATAAAAACAAAGAAATCTTTTTGCGCAAAATGGACCGGGAGTGGGATAAAGTCCAAAATCGCTACTAA
- a CDS encoding sugar ABC transporter permease, protein MKKRQRAFMLMTIPALILFFIFHTYPALQGIYYSFTNYKGYGEWDFVGLKNYFNVFQDERALQAYGFTFKFAIIATILVNVFSLVIAIGLNTRIKFSKTLRAVYFLPNILSILIVGYIFNFIFTFFIPDIAQALGINALAENILGKPDAAWIGILTVSVWQAVAFNTILYLAGLVTIPEDMYEAASIDGAGTWKKFWNITFPLIAPFFTINMVLAMKNFLMVFDHIIAMTGGGPGTSTESISLLIFRGGFEGGEFAYQSANAVIYFLVIVIISVVQLRYLQRREVEL, encoded by the coding sequence ATGAAAAAAAGACAACGGGCTTTTATGCTCATGACGATTCCGGCACTGATTCTGTTTTTCATTTTCCATACATATCCGGCGCTTCAGGGAATCTATTACAGCTTTACAAATTATAAAGGCTATGGAGAGTGGGATTTTGTCGGTTTGAAAAACTACTTTAACGTGTTTCAGGATGAACGCGCCCTTCAAGCCTACGGATTTACATTCAAATTTGCGATTATTGCGACCATTTTGGTCAATGTCTTCAGTTTAGTAATTGCGATCGGTTTGAATACGAGAATTAAGTTTTCCAAAACACTGAGAGCCGTCTATTTTTTGCCGAATATCCTCAGTATTCTAATTGTCGGTTATATTTTCAACTTCATCTTTACGTTTTTTATTCCGGATATCGCTCAGGCGCTTGGCATCAATGCGCTTGCCGAAAACATACTGGGAAAACCGGATGCTGCCTGGATTGGAATTCTTACCGTATCCGTCTGGCAGGCTGTTGCATTTAACACCATTCTTTACCTGGCGGGTCTTGTCACCATTCCTGAAGATATGTATGAAGCAGCAAGCATTGACGGAGCGGGAACGTGGAAGAAATTCTGGAACATTACCTTTCCGCTGATTGCTCCCTTTTTCACGATTAATATGGTACTCGCCATGAAAAACTTTTTAATGGTGTTTGACCATATTATCGCCATGACAGGCGGCGGTCCCGGAACATCGACCGAATCCATTTCCCTGCTGATTTTCCGGGGAGGATTTGAGGGCGGAGAATTTGCCTATCAGTCTGCTAATGCTGTGATCTATTTCTTGGTCATTGTCATTATATCTGTCGTACAGCTGCGCTATCTTCAGAGAAGAGAGGTGGAATTGTAA
- a CDS encoding carbohydrate ABC transporter permease produces the protein MKKGKTNWLVTALLIAGSLLILFPLYLAVTISFKKPDEMGKSLLALPEHWDFSNYAQAIELTNFFQAMGNSLFITIFVVVLTLLTNSMVAYAIARNMHKKFYKFVFYYLVSAMFIPFPIIMLPIVKQTAQWNLDNLVGLIFLYVVYGLAFNVFLYVGYIKSIPAELEEAAIVDGASTWVVFWKVIFPLLMPMNATVGILTTLWAWNDFMLPLVIISDRELSTLPLVQFVFQGQFSTDYNLAFSSYLMALAPMILVYIIAQKWIISGVTKGAIK, from the coding sequence ATGAAAAAAGGCAAAACGAACTGGCTTGTTACGGCCTTGCTGATTGCAGGCTCGCTGCTTATTCTTTTTCCGCTATACCTGGCTGTGACCATTTCCTTTAAGAAACCAGACGAGATGGGCAAATCGCTTCTGGCGCTGCCGGAGCATTGGGACTTTTCAAATTATGCCCAAGCCATTGAATTGACTAATTTTTTTCAGGCAATGGGAAACAGCCTGTTTATTACCATTTTTGTCGTCGTTCTGACTCTATTAACAAACTCGATGGTTGCCTATGCAATCGCCCGGAATATGCATAAAAAGTTTTATAAATTTGTTTTCTATTATCTGGTGAGCGCGATGTTCATCCCGTTCCCGATTATCATGCTGCCGATTGTTAAGCAGACGGCACAGTGGAATCTCGATAACCTGGTTGGGCTGATTTTTCTTTATGTGGTATACGGGTTAGCCTTTAATGTCTTTTTATATGTCGGCTATATTAAATCCATCCCCGCAGAGCTTGAGGAAGCGGCCATTGTGGATGGAGCAAGTACATGGGTCGTTTTTTGGAAAGTCATATTCCCGCTGCTCATGCCGATGAATGCTACAGTCGGCATTCTGACCACTCTATGGGCCTGGAATGACTTTATGCTTCCGCTTGTCATCATCAGCGACCGGGAGCTTTCCACTCTGCCGCTCGTTCAATTTGTCTTCCAGGGCCAGTTCAGCACGGACTATAATCTGGCATTTTCATCTTATTTAATGGCGCTTGCCCCGATGATCCTCGTGTATATCATTGCCCAGAAATGGATTATCAGCGGGGTTACAAAAGGGGCCATTAAATAG
- a CDS encoding copper amine oxidase: MKMKRTWMAVPLSVALLVPGAGVASAAGHEGHSMNHSGNMKMSAEVSNPAIDLRANLDAILSEHAYLAVVAMQKGIDGKEDFDAAAAQLNENTEALSAAVGSVYGEEAGNAFKEIWGSHIGYFVDYVKATAAKDEDGKMQAKKELDEYRSEQAQFLDKATGGRLKAKDLEEGLKMHVNELITAFDSYTEKDYDTTYSTVRESIKHMYGVGKALSWAITDQFPDKFEGKSVDTPAANLRADLNYLFSEHAALAALAMQKGIDGTEDFDEAAAALNENTNDLSASVASVYGKEGGEQYKKIWNSHIGYLVDYVKATGAKDEKAKEMALKELDEYRAEQAKFLDTATEGRLKAADLEKGLEVHIDQLLNAFNSYNEKDYDMAYDSIHEAYNHMFGVGLGVSGAIVDQYPDKFMGKMPTEMPKTGMGGTSETGNSSLIWMSVSGFILALAAIATIVRKRRLN, from the coding sequence ATGAAAATGAAACGAACATGGATGGCCGTACCGCTAAGTGTTGCTCTACTAGTGCCAGGAGCAGGTGTTGCTTCCGCTGCAGGTCATGAAGGGCATTCCATGAATCATTCCGGTAATATGAAGATGTCAGCCGAGGTTTCTAACCCTGCGATCGACCTGCGGGCTAATCTTGACGCCATTCTATCAGAGCATGCATACCTTGCAGTCGTAGCTATGCAAAAAGGCATTGATGGAAAAGAAGATTTCGATGCGGCAGCTGCTCAGCTCAATGAAAATACGGAGGCTCTATCAGCCGCAGTCGGTTCTGTTTACGGGGAAGAAGCAGGCAATGCATTCAAGGAAATCTGGGGCAGCCACATCGGCTACTTCGTAGATTATGTGAAAGCAACCGCTGCAAAAGATGAAGACGGCAAAATGCAAGCGAAGAAAGAGCTAGATGAATACCGTTCTGAACAAGCCCAATTTTTAGATAAAGCAACAGGCGGCCGCCTGAAAGCGAAAGATCTTGAAGAAGGCCTGAAAATGCATGTGAATGAACTAATTACAGCATTCGACAGCTATACAGAGAAAGACTATGATACAACCTACAGCACAGTAAGAGAATCCATTAAACACATGTATGGGGTAGGAAAAGCTCTTTCCTGGGCCATCACAGATCAGTTCCCTGACAAATTCGAGGGGAAATCTGTTGATACCCCTGCAGCCAATCTAAGAGCGGATTTAAACTATCTGTTCTCTGAGCATGCAGCTCTAGCAGCCCTGGCGATGCAAAAAGGGATTGACGGGACAGAAGATTTTGACGAGGCTGCTGCGGCCCTTAACGAAAATACAAATGATCTGTCAGCTTCTGTTGCATCCGTATACGGAAAAGAAGGCGGAGAGCAGTATAAAAAAATCTGGAACAGCCACATTGGCTACCTTGTAGACTATGTAAAAGCTACTGGTGCAAAAGATGAAAAAGCAAAAGAAATGGCGTTAAAGGAACTGGATGAGTATCGTGCAGAACAGGCAAAATTCCTGGATACAGCAACGGAAGGCCGATTGAAAGCCGCTGATCTGGAAAAAGGCTTGGAAGTGCACATTGATCAGCTGCTGAATGCTTTTAACAGCTACAATGAAAAAGATTATGATATGGCCTATGACAGCATTCATGAGGCATACAACCATATGTTCGGGGTAGGTCTTGGCGTCTCAGGTGCCATTGTAGATCAATATCCTGATAAGTTTATGGGCAAAATGCCAACGGAAATGCCGAAAACAGGAATGGGCGGAACCTCTGAAACAGGAAATTCTTCATTGATTTGGATGAGTGTGTCCGGTTTCATCCTTGCCCTTGCTGCTATCGCAACAATCGTCCGCAAAAGAAGACTGAACTAA
- the gyrA gene encoding DNA gyrase subunit A, with translation MAEDKTPQVKEINISQEMRSSFLDYAMSVIVSRALPDVRDGLKPVHRRILYAMNDLGMTSDKPFKKSARIVGEVIGKYHPHGDSAVYDTMVRMAQDFNFRYMLVDGHGNFGSVDGDAAAAMRYTEARMSKISMEILRDINKDTIDYQDNYDGSEKEPVVLPARFPNLLVNGAAGIAVGMATNIPPHQLGEVIDGVLAVSKNPEITIADLMEIIPGPDFPTAGQILGRSGIRKAYETGRGSIIVRAKVEIEEKPSGKQVILVHELPYQVNKARLIEKIADLVRDKKIEGISDLRDESDRNGMRIVIEVRKDANANVLLNNLYKQTALQTSFGINMLALANGQPQVLNLKQFLEHYLEHQKVVIKRRTAFELRKAEARAHILEGLRIALDHLDAVIALIRGSQTTDIARTGLMEQFSLSEKQAQAILDMRLQRLTGLEREKIEEEYQGLVQLIAELKAILADEEKVLEIIREELLEIKERFNDVRRTEIIAGGAEVFEDEDLIPVENIVLTLTHNGYIKRLPISTYRSQKRGGRGIQGMGTNEDDFVDQLLTTSTHDTILYFTNKGKVYRTKGYEVPEYGRTAKGLPIVNLLGVERDEWVKAIIPVSEFVDDWYLFFTTKEGISKRTPLSQFANIRTNGLIALGLREEDELISVRLTDGSKDIIIGTKNGMMIRFPETDVRQMGRTATGVKGINLSSGDEVVGMEILEENTDILIVTRNGFGKRTPAEEYRIQSRGGKGLKTCNITEKNGSVVAFKASSGEEDLMLITANGVLIRMDVNDISTMGRNTQGVRLIRLNENHHVSTVALVEKEEPETEEQMIEEGQNDPESSAE, from the coding sequence ATGGCTGAAGATAAAACACCTCAAGTGAAAGAAATAAATATTAGCCAGGAGATGCGTTCTTCTTTCCTGGATTATGCGATGAGTGTCATCGTATCACGTGCCCTTCCTGATGTCCGCGACGGATTGAAACCGGTGCACCGCAGAATTTTGTATGCGATGAATGATCTCGGCATGACGAGCGATAAGCCATTCAAAAAGTCTGCCCGTATCGTCGGTGAAGTAATCGGTAAGTATCACCCGCATGGTGATTCCGCTGTTTACGACACAATGGTCAGGATGGCGCAGGACTTCAACTTCCGGTACATGCTTGTTGACGGACACGGCAACTTCGGTTCAGTGGACGGCGATGCAGCTGCTGCGATGCGTTATACAGAAGCGCGCATGTCTAAAATTTCAATGGAAATCCTCCGGGATATTAATAAAGATACAATTGACTATCAAGATAACTACGATGGTTCCGAAAAAGAGCCAGTCGTTCTTCCTGCAAGATTCCCGAATCTCCTTGTGAACGGGGCAGCGGGAATTGCAGTCGGAATGGCGACCAATATTCCTCCTCATCAGCTGGGTGAGGTAATTGACGGGGTTCTTGCAGTCAGCAAAAATCCGGAAATCACGATCGCCGACCTAATGGAAATCATTCCTGGTCCGGACTTCCCGACTGCCGGCCAGATTCTTGGGCGAAGCGGGATCCGCAAAGCATACGAAACGGGCAGAGGCTCCATTATTGTCCGTGCGAAAGTTGAGATTGAAGAGAAGCCGTCCGGTAAACAGGTCATTCTTGTTCACGAGCTTCCTTATCAGGTCAATAAAGCAAGATTAATTGAAAAAATCGCTGACCTTGTCCGCGATAAAAAGATAGAAGGCATCTCTGATCTCCGTGATGAATCCGACCGGAACGGAATGAGGATTGTCATCGAAGTCCGGAAAGACGCCAATGCGAATGTTCTTTTAAATAATCTCTATAAACAGACGGCTCTGCAGACAAGCTTCGGGATCAATATGCTTGCTCTTGCAAACGGCCAGCCTCAGGTATTGAACCTTAAGCAGTTCCTGGAACACTATCTGGAGCATCAGAAGGTTGTCATTAAGCGCCGTACAGCATTCGAATTAAGGAAAGCTGAAGCACGCGCCCATATTTTAGAAGGTCTGCGTATTGCACTGGATCACTTGGATGCAGTCATTGCGCTGATCCGCGGATCACAGACAACGGACATTGCCCGCACAGGATTGATGGAGCAGTTTTCTCTCAGCGAAAAACAGGCTCAGGCTATCCTTGACATGCGTCTGCAGCGTCTGACTGGTCTGGAACGCGAAAAAATTGAAGAAGAATACCAGGGGCTTGTTCAGCTTATTGCCGAGCTGAAAGCCATCCTCGCTGATGAGGAAAAAGTTCTTGAAATCATCAGAGAAGAGCTGCTTGAAATAAAGGAGCGTTTCAATGATGTGCGCCGTACAGAAATTATTGCGGGAGGAGCAGAAGTATTTGAAGACGAAGATTTAATCCCAGTCGAAAATATTGTTCTGACGCTAACGCATAACGGATACATTAAACGTCTCCCTATCTCAACCTACCGCAGCCAGAAACGCGGAGGAAGAGGCATTCAGGGGATGGGAACGAATGAAGATGACTTTGTAGACCAGCTTCTGACAACGTCTACCCACGACACCATCCTTTACTTTACAAACAAAGGGAAAGTGTACCGTACAAAAGGATACGAGGTTCCTGAATACGGCCGCACGGCAAAAGGACTTCCGATCGTCAACCTCCTTGGAGTGGAACGCGATGAATGGGTAAAAGCCATCATTCCTGTTTCGGAATTCGTGGATGACTGGTATCTCTTCTTCACAACGAAAGAAGGAATCTCCAAAAGGACTCCGCTTTCCCAGTTTGCGAACATCCGTACCAACGGCTTAATCGCCCTTGGACTCCGCGAGGAAGATGAATTGATTTCTGTCCGGCTTACAGACGGCTCCAAGGACATCATCATCGGAACGAAAAACGGGATGATGATTCGCTTCCCTGAAACAGACGTGCGTCAAATGGGAAGAACCGCTACTGGAGTGAAGGGGATCAATTTGAGCAGCGGCGATGAAGTGGTCGGCATGGAAATTTTGGAAGAAAACACAGATATTCTGATTGTGACACGCAACGGATTTGGAAAAAGAACTCCTGCTGAGGAGTACCGAATTCAAAGCCGCGGCGGTAAAGGACTCAAAACGTGCAACATCACGGAGAAAAACGGTTCTGTCGTAGCCTTTAAAGCATCGTCAGGAGAAGAAGACCTGATGCTTATTACGGCAAACGGAGTTCTTATCAGAATGGATGTCAACGACATTTCCACGATGGGACGGAACACACAAGGTGTCCGCTTAATCAGACTCAATGAGAATCACCATGTTTCAACGGTTGCTCTTGTTGAAAAAGAGGAACCGGAAACAGAGGAACAAATGATTGAAGAGGGACAAAACGATCCTGAATCTTCTGCTGAATAA